In one Mycobacterium sp. NBC_00419 genomic region, the following are encoded:
- a CDS encoding ABC transporter substrate-binding protein produces the protein MSKLRKAITIVSITAVATFGVAACGGSKNSGGGAAGGEISVTMTSFPDYVDPQLSYTLEGWEVLWNTYTPLLTYKHQKGEPGTDVVPGLAKDMPEISADGKTYKLTLRPNMKYSDGTPIKASDFTYAIKRLFKADSGGSVFYEGIIGAKDFADGKADTISGIKTDDNTGDITITLDNPNGTFNNLLGLMFAAPVPPTTPLDKDATNTPPPSSGPFVITKVDAPNTLTLERNPQFKTVKDAGASEVADAQVDKIVVTQNKNNSAQVTGIQQNKIDYMTDPPDADRLPEIKAKYSSRFRLEDSINTYYFWMNTQKAPFNDLKVRQAINYAIDPEALNRVFGGRLHATQQILPPGMPGHDEYKLYPGPDLEKAKALIAEANPADKDITVWTDDEPDRKRIGEYYHDLLTQLGFNATLKVISGDTYFQTIGNESTPDLDTGFSDWFQDFPHPDDFFRPLLNGANILPTNSNNFSRVNIPELDAKQNELLTKQLTDDVKKQYAELDKAYMEQAVWAPYGNEQYTTFLSERMNFDKSYRHLLFNQDYTSFALK, from the coding sequence ATGAGCAAGCTGCGGAAAGCCATCACCATCGTCAGCATCACCGCTGTCGCGACCTTCGGAGTCGCCGCGTGCGGGGGAAGCAAGAACAGCGGTGGCGGCGCCGCAGGCGGCGAGATCAGCGTCACGATGACCTCGTTCCCCGACTACGTCGACCCGCAGCTGTCCTACACCCTCGAGGGGTGGGAGGTGCTGTGGAACACCTACACCCCGCTGCTGACCTACAAGCACCAGAAGGGCGAGCCCGGCACCGACGTGGTGCCCGGCCTGGCCAAGGACATGCCGGAGATCTCAGCTGACGGCAAGACCTACAAGCTGACCCTGCGGCCGAACATGAAGTACTCCGACGGCACCCCGATCAAGGCCTCGGACTTCACCTACGCGATCAAGCGGCTCTTCAAGGCCGATTCCGGCGGCTCGGTGTTCTACGAAGGCATCATCGGCGCAAAAGATTTCGCCGACGGCAAGGCCGACACCATCAGCGGCATCAAGACCGACGACAACACCGGTGACATCACCATCACGCTGGACAACCCCAACGGCACGTTCAACAACCTGCTCGGCCTGATGTTCGCCGCCCCGGTTCCGCCGACCACCCCGCTGGACAAGGACGCCACCAACACCCCGCCGCCGTCGAGCGGACCGTTCGTCATCACCAAGGTCGACGCGCCGAATACCCTGACCCTGGAACGCAATCCGCAGTTCAAGACGGTCAAGGATGCCGGCGCCTCCGAGGTCGCTGATGCGCAGGTTGACAAGATCGTCGTCACCCAGAACAAGAACAACTCCGCGCAGGTCACCGGCATCCAGCAGAACAAGATCGACTACATGACCGACCCGCCGGACGCCGACCGGCTGCCGGAGATCAAGGCGAAGTACTCCAGCCGGTTCCGTCTCGAGGACTCGATCAACACCTACTACTTCTGGATGAACACCCAGAAGGCGCCGTTCAACGATCTCAAGGTGCGCCAGGCCATCAACTACGCGATCGACCCCGAAGCGCTCAACCGGGTGTTCGGTGGCCGCCTGCACGCCACCCAGCAGATCCTGCCGCCCGGCATGCCCGGCCACGACGAGTACAAGCTCTACCCGGGCCCGGACCTGGAGAAGGCCAAAGCCTTGATCGCCGAAGCCAATCCGGCCGACAAGGACATCACGGTGTGGACCGACGACGAGCCGGACCGCAAGCGCATCGGCGAGTACTACCACGACCTGCTGACCCAGCTCGGCTTCAACGCGACGCTGAAAGTCATCTCCGGTGACACCTACTTCCAGACCATCGGCAACGAGTCGACACCGGATCTGGACACCGGGTTCTCCGACTGGTTCCAGGACTTCCCGCACCCGGACGACTTCTTCCGTCCGCTGCTCAACGGTGCGAACATCCTTCCGACCAACAGCAACAACTTCTCCCGGGTCAACATCCCCGAGCTCGACGCCAAGCAGAACGAGTTGCTGACCAAGCAGCTCACCGATGACGTGAAGAAGCAGTACGCCGAGTTGGACAAGGCCTACATGGAGCAGGCGGTGTGGGCGCCGTACGGCAATGAGCAGTACACGACGTTCCTCTCCGAGCGGATGAACTTCGACAAGTCCTATCGACATCTGCTGTTCAACCAGGACTACACCTCGTTCGCGTTGAAGTAG
- a CDS encoding acyl-CoA dehydrogenase produces the protein MKSTILSRRDLDFLLFEWLAADALTKRARFAEHSRETFSDVLDLCEDLATRYFAPHNKKSDQNEPTFDGTTVTVIPEVKEAIDAFAAADLLSMGMDQELGGAQLPATVAQAGFAWFTAANISTAGYLMLTIANANLLVKFGSPDQIDTFVKPMLAGRFTGTMALSEPQAGSSLADIVTRAEPQDDGTYRLFGSKMWISGAEHEMSENIVHLVLAKIPGGPPGTKGISLFIVPKFLVEADGSVGARNDVAISGLNHKMGQRGITNTVLNFNGAVGYLVGEAHRGIVYMFHMMNEARLGVGMGAVALGYTGYLKSLQYARERPQGRPITSKDPGAPQVPIVEHADVKRMLLAQKSYAEGALALALYCGRLVDWQDSAESDEERDSAALLLDILTPIAKSWPSQWCVEANSLAIQVLGGYGYTREYDVEQHYRDNRLNPIHEGTHGIQSLDLLGRKVTQRGGASLTALGAVIGQSVAAATGLGGEAAELAAALDASWQRLVDVTMAMFASGDIEAAMANSAVYLEAFGHIVIAWMWLEQFVATNGHPGDFYEGKRQAARYFFRYELPRTTPQIQLLASLDRTTLDMRPDWF, from the coding sequence ATGAAGTCGACGATTCTCTCCCGCCGCGACCTGGATTTCCTGCTCTTCGAGTGGCTGGCCGCCGACGCGCTGACCAAGCGCGCACGCTTCGCCGAGCACTCCCGGGAGACGTTCTCCGACGTGCTGGATCTCTGCGAGGACCTGGCCACCCGGTACTTCGCGCCGCACAACAAGAAGAGCGACCAGAACGAGCCGACGTTCGACGGCACCACGGTCACCGTGATCCCGGAGGTCAAGGAGGCCATCGACGCGTTCGCGGCCGCCGATCTGCTCAGCATGGGCATGGATCAGGAACTGGGCGGGGCGCAGCTGCCCGCGACCGTGGCCCAGGCCGGGTTCGCCTGGTTCACCGCGGCCAACATCAGCACCGCCGGCTACCTGATGCTGACCATCGCCAACGCCAACCTGCTGGTGAAGTTCGGCAGCCCCGACCAGATCGACACGTTCGTCAAGCCGATGCTGGCCGGCCGTTTCACCGGCACGATGGCGCTATCCGAACCCCAGGCCGGGTCGTCGCTGGCCGACATCGTCACCCGCGCCGAACCGCAGGACGACGGCACCTACCGGCTGTTCGGATCCAAGATGTGGATCTCGGGCGCCGAGCACGAGATGTCGGAGAACATCGTGCATCTGGTGCTGGCCAAGATTCCTGGCGGACCGCCTGGCACCAAGGGCATCTCGCTGTTCATCGTGCCGAAGTTCCTCGTCGAGGCCGACGGGTCGGTCGGTGCGCGCAACGACGTCGCCATCTCGGGTCTGAACCACAAAATGGGCCAGCGCGGCATCACCAACACGGTGCTGAACTTCAACGGCGCCGTCGGCTACCTGGTCGGCGAAGCGCACCGCGGCATCGTCTACATGTTCCACATGATGAACGAGGCACGGCTCGGGGTAGGCATGGGCGCAGTCGCGTTGGGCTACACCGGCTACCTCAAATCCCTGCAGTACGCACGGGAGCGTCCCCAGGGCCGTCCGATCACCAGCAAGGACCCCGGCGCCCCTCAGGTGCCGATCGTCGAGCATGCCGACGTCAAGCGAATGTTGTTGGCGCAGAAGTCTTATGCCGAAGGTGCGCTCGCGCTGGCGCTGTACTGCGGCCGGCTGGTCGACTGGCAGGACAGCGCGGAGTCCGACGAAGAGCGCGACTCGGCCGCTCTGCTGCTCGACATTCTCACCCCGATCGCCAAGAGCTGGCCGTCGCAGTGGTGCGTGGAGGCCAACAGCCTCGCCATTCAGGTGCTCGGTGGTTACGGCTACACCCGTGAGTACGACGTCGAGCAGCACTACCGGGACAACCGCCTCAACCCCATCCATGAAGGCACCCATGGCATTCAGAGCCTGGATCTGTTGGGCCGCAAGGTCACTCAGCGGGGCGGGGCCAGTCTTACTGCACTTGGCGCGGTGATCGGCCAGTCGGTCGCGGCAGCGACGGGTCTCGGCGGTGAGGCCGCTGAGCTGGCCGCCGCCCTCGACGCGTCGTGGCAGCGGCTGGTCGACGTGACGATGGCGATGTTCGCCTCCGGCGACATCGAGGCGGCGATGGCTAACAGCGCCGTCTATCTCGAGGCCTTCGGCCACATCGTGATCGCGTGGATGTGGCTGGAGCAGTTCGTGGCCACCAACGGGCACCCGGGCGACTTCTACGAGGGCAAGCGCCAGGCTGCCCGGTACTTCTTCCGCTACGAGCTGCCGCGCACCACCCCGCAGATCCAGCTGCTCGCGAGCCTGGACCGCACTACCCTCGACATGCGCCCGGACTGGTTCTGA
- a CDS encoding glycoside hydrolase family 16 protein — translation MDRRSLMAMAGFGAIAAALPMPAAGASPARPDAPAPNATTPAYLFHDEFDGPAGSAPDPSKWNIAQARELIKNPVFWDRPENMGQYRDDREHVFLDGKSNLVIRATRGADNKYVSGKVLGTWWGGIGTTWEARIKFNCLTAGAWPAWWLMNDNPDVGGEIDLAEWYGNGDWPSGTTVHARLDGTSFATTPVGIDSNWHTWRVTWNDSGMYFWQDYVDGKEPYFTVPAYSLDDWPFNFPDYRVFPVLNLAVGGSGGRDPRPGHYPADMLVDYVRVW, via the coding sequence ATTGATCGCCGCAGTCTGATGGCCATGGCCGGTTTCGGTGCGATTGCTGCCGCGCTGCCCATGCCGGCGGCCGGTGCCAGCCCCGCTCGACCGGACGCGCCGGCACCCAACGCCACCACCCCCGCGTACCTGTTCCACGACGAGTTCGACGGCCCGGCCGGCTCGGCCCCCGACCCGTCGAAGTGGAACATCGCCCAGGCCCGCGAGTTGATCAAGAACCCGGTGTTCTGGGACCGGCCCGAGAACATGGGCCAGTACCGCGACGACCGCGAGCACGTGTTCCTCGACGGCAAGTCCAACCTGGTCATCCGCGCGACCCGCGGCGCCGACAACAAGTACGTCTCCGGCAAAGTGCTCGGCACGTGGTGGGGCGGAATCGGCACCACCTGGGAAGCTCGCATCAAGTTCAATTGCCTGACCGCGGGCGCCTGGCCCGCCTGGTGGTTGATGAACGACAACCCGGACGTCGGCGGCGAGATCGACCTGGCTGAGTGGTACGGCAATGGCGACTGGCCCTCGGGCACGACAGTGCACGCCCGCCTGGACGGCACGTCGTTTGCGACGACCCCGGTCGGCATCGACTCCAACTGGCACACCTGGCGAGTGACCTGGAACGACTCCGGGATGTACTTCTGGCAGGACTACGTCGACGGCAAGGAGCCGTACTTCACGGTGCCGGCCTACTCCCTGGACGATTGGCCGTTCAACTTCCCCGACTACCGGGTGTTCCCGGTGCTCAACCTTGCGGTCGGCGGCTCCGGCGGCCGCGATCCACGGCCAGGGCACTACCCGGCCGACATGCTCGTCGACTACGTGCGGGTCTGGTAG
- a CDS encoding MMPL/RND family transporter, with protein MSAPTIDPQIRADEARRSGVAKWIRVLAVPIILGWIGLIVALNVMVPQLDDVAKMRAISMSPKEAPSIVAMTRVGKVFEESDSDSSAMIVLEGDQPLGDDAHKFYDELVAKLRADTTHVQHIQDFWGDPLTRVGAQSGDGKAVYVQVNLAGNMGEPLSNDSVEAVQKIVANMTPPPGVKVFVTGGPALQADQQHVGEKSLRVIEFATVGVIIFMLLFFYRSILTTLMVLVMLILGLSVTRGVVAFLGYHELIGLSPFATQLLVTLAIAASTDYAIFLIGRYQEARTVGEDRESAYYTMFRGTAHVVLASGLTIAGATFCLVFTRLPYFQTLGVPMAVGMVVAVLVALTLGPAMITVVSRFGMLEPKRAMRIRFWRKLAAVVVRWPGWVLFLTIMVALVGLIMLPGYQPSYNDRKYLPDSLPANEGFAAAERHFPIARLNPEILMIETDQDLRNSADFLVIEKVAKAVARVPGIGRVQSITRPDGKPLKYSTIPAQLGMGGTMQTMNRSYLNDRMADMIVQGNIMQDTINNMTQMIGLMEQMSGTMHNMVTQTDQMAADILELRDHIADFDDFLRPIRNYLYWEPHCFDIPLCWSIRSTFDSLDGVDTMADDIQALLPDMHKLDELMPQMAAMMVPTVESMKRMRIMMLTMQATQAGQQDQQAAMDQNSTAMGKAFNDSHNDDTFYLPPEIFDNAEFKRGMKNFISPNGHAVRFIISHEDDPLSAGGINRIDDIKSAVFEAIKGTPLEGSKVYLGGTASAFKDLELGNAYDLMIAGVAALTLIFIIMLLITRAIVAAAVIVGTVALSLGASFGMSILLWQHILGIDLQFMVMAMAVIILLAVGADYNLLLVARMKEELPAGINTGIIRAMGGSGSVVTAAGLVFAFTMMAMSVSSMVVVAQIGTTIGMGLLFDTLVVRAFMTPAIAALLGRWFWWPQLVRQRPAQMGELVR; from the coding sequence ATGAGTGCTCCGACGATCGACCCCCAGATCCGCGCTGACGAGGCGCGTCGAAGCGGCGTCGCCAAGTGGATCCGGGTGCTCGCCGTCCCGATCATCTTGGGCTGGATCGGGCTGATCGTGGCGCTGAACGTGATGGTGCCGCAACTGGACGATGTCGCCAAGATGCGGGCGATCTCGATGTCGCCGAAGGAAGCGCCGTCCATCGTCGCGATGACCCGCGTCGGCAAGGTGTTCGAGGAGTCCGACTCCGACAGCTCGGCGATGATCGTCCTCGAGGGTGACCAGCCGCTGGGCGACGATGCCCACAAGTTCTACGACGAGCTCGTGGCCAAGTTGCGGGCCGACACCACCCACGTCCAGCACATCCAGGATTTCTGGGGCGACCCGCTGACCCGGGTCGGCGCCCAGAGCGGGGACGGCAAGGCGGTCTACGTCCAGGTGAACCTGGCCGGGAACATGGGCGAGCCGCTGAGCAACGATTCGGTCGAGGCTGTCCAGAAGATCGTCGCGAACATGACCCCGCCGCCGGGAGTGAAGGTCTTCGTGACCGGCGGGCCCGCGCTGCAGGCTGACCAACAGCACGTCGGTGAGAAGAGTCTGCGGGTCATCGAATTCGCCACCGTCGGCGTCATCATCTTCATGCTGTTGTTCTTCTACCGATCGATCCTCACCACCCTCATGGTTCTGGTGATGCTGATCCTCGGGCTGTCGGTGACGCGCGGTGTGGTCGCGTTCCTCGGCTATCACGAGCTGATCGGCTTGTCGCCGTTCGCAACTCAGCTATTGGTGACGTTGGCGATCGCTGCGTCCACCGACTACGCGATCTTCCTGATCGGGCGCTATCAAGAAGCACGTACGGTCGGCGAAGACAGAGAATCTGCCTACTACACGATGTTCCGGGGCACCGCCCATGTGGTGCTGGCGTCCGGTTTGACGATCGCCGGCGCGACGTTCTGCCTGGTGTTTACGCGGCTGCCCTACTTCCAGACTCTCGGCGTTCCGATGGCAGTCGGAATGGTGGTGGCCGTCCTGGTCGCGCTGACTCTGGGCCCGGCGATGATCACCGTCGTCAGCCGATTCGGCATGCTCGAACCCAAGCGGGCCATGCGAATCCGGTTCTGGCGGAAGCTGGCGGCCGTCGTCGTGCGCTGGCCGGGCTGGGTGCTGTTCCTGACCATCATGGTCGCGCTCGTCGGTCTGATCATGCTGCCGGGCTACCAGCCCAGCTACAACGACCGCAAGTATCTGCCCGACAGCCTGCCGGCCAACGAGGGATTCGCCGCTGCCGAACGGCACTTCCCGATCGCCCGGCTCAATCCGGAGATCCTGATGATCGAGACCGATCAGGATCTGCGGAACTCGGCCGACTTCCTGGTGATCGAGAAGGTCGCCAAAGCGGTTGCCAGGGTTCCCGGTATCGGGCGGGTGCAGTCGATCACCCGGCCCGACGGAAAACCGTTGAAGTACAGCACGATCCCGGCACAGCTCGGCATGGGCGGCACCATGCAGACGATGAATCGTTCGTACCTGAACGACCGGATGGCCGACATGATCGTGCAGGGCAACATCATGCAGGACACCATCAACAACATGACCCAGATGATCGGGTTGATGGAGCAGATGAGCGGCACCATGCACAACATGGTCACCCAGACCGACCAGATGGCCGCTGACATTCTCGAATTGCGGGACCACATCGCCGATTTCGACGATTTCCTCCGGCCGATCCGCAACTACCTGTACTGGGAACCGCACTGCTTCGACATTCCGCTGTGCTGGTCTATTCGTTCGACCTTCGACAGCCTTGACGGTGTCGACACCATGGCCGACGACATTCAGGCACTTCTGCCCGACATGCACAAGCTCGACGAGTTGATGCCGCAGATGGCCGCGATGATGGTTCCGACGGTCGAGAGCATGAAGCGGATGCGGATCATGATGCTGACCATGCAGGCCACGCAGGCCGGCCAGCAGGATCAGCAGGCGGCGATGGACCAGAACTCCACGGCAATGGGCAAGGCGTTCAACGACTCCCACAACGACGACACGTTCTACCTGCCGCCGGAGATCTTCGACAACGCCGAGTTCAAGCGCGGCATGAAGAACTTCATCTCCCCGAACGGCCACGCCGTGCGGTTCATCATCTCCCACGAGGATGATCCGCTGTCCGCAGGCGGCATCAACCGGATCGATGACATCAAATCCGCCGTCTTCGAGGCCATCAAGGGAACGCCGTTGGAGGGTTCCAAGGTGTACCTCGGCGGCACCGCGTCGGCGTTCAAGGATCTCGAACTCGGCAACGCCTACGACTTGATGATCGCCGGTGTGGCCGCGCTGACGCTGATCTTCATCATCATGCTGTTGATCACCCGCGCCATCGTGGCAGCGGCCGTGATCGTCGGAACCGTGGCGCTGTCGCTGGGCGCGTCCTTCGGTATGTCGATCCTGCTCTGGCAGCACATCCTGGGCATAGACCTGCAGTTCATGGTGATGGCTATGGCGGTCATCATCCTGTTGGCAGTGGGTGCGGACTACAACCTGCTGCTGGTGGCGCGCATGAAAGAAGAGCTACCGGCGGGCATCAACACCGGCATCATCCGGGCCATGGGCGGCAGTGGGTCCGTCGTGACCGCGGCCGGGTTGGTCTTCGCGTTCACGATGATGGCGATGTCGGTCAGTTCCATGGTGGTGGTCGCCCAGATCGGTACGACGATCGGCATGGGTCTGCTGTTCGACACGTTGGTGGTGCGGGCGTTCATGACCCCGGCAATCGCTGCGCTGCTCGGCCGCTGGTTCTGGTGGCCGCAACTGGTGCGCCAGCGGCCGGCCCAGATGGGTGAGCTCGTTCGGTAA
- a CDS encoding intersectin-EH binding protein Ibp1: MSARFTSVVLPMTAVAALAAMAVSVVVSSPASPSTGEKCSTFEVFDPKTGICMPGLPPDIVAETTAPGGGLPVVDGIPCTGQNSYECIGLAEQGLGTGPTPSASSTLSENPGSSVAVTAPAVTPPA; this comes from the coding sequence ATGTCGGCACGTTTCACATCGGTGGTGCTGCCCATGACGGCAGTGGCGGCACTGGCCGCCATGGCCGTCAGCGTGGTCGTGTCGAGCCCGGCCTCGCCGTCCACCGGTGAAAAGTGTTCCACCTTCGAGGTTTTCGACCCCAAGACGGGGATCTGCATGCCCGGGCTTCCGCCGGACATCGTCGCCGAAACCACCGCGCCCGGCGGCGGTCTGCCGGTGGTCGACGGCATCCCGTGCACGGGGCAGAACTCCTATGAGTGCATCGGCCTGGCCGAGCAGGGACTGGGCACCGGCCCGACACCGAGTGCCAGTTCGACATTGTCGGAGAATCCGGGTTCCTCGGTAGCGGTGACGGCACCGGCGGTCACGCCGCCCGCGTAA
- a CDS encoding EXPERA domain-containing protein, producing MTTTSPRLVRRPIDYLLLPAFILGIINAVLLSLPEAIGVPRTPDSPWPVLRALHTWAVEQEPQHLVMPPTLQASLLYDAFVQLPLLIVLTIGLWKLKQWPWFGILALVYSVSAVMNMYFYFMQTFLGPDSPPHLGVYLPANLPWAIVPILVAYRFWPYGVDLKGRTAQR from the coding sequence ATGACTACGACGTCACCTCGGCTTGTTCGGCGCCCAATCGACTACCTGCTGTTGCCGGCCTTCATCCTCGGCATCATCAACGCCGTCTTGCTGAGCCTGCCCGAGGCAATCGGTGTACCGCGCACCCCGGACAGCCCCTGGCCGGTGCTGCGGGCGCTGCACACCTGGGCCGTCGAGCAGGAGCCACAGCATCTGGTCATGCCGCCGACATTGCAGGCCTCGCTGCTCTACGACGCCTTCGTGCAGCTGCCGCTGCTCATCGTGCTCACCATCGGCCTGTGGAAGCTCAAGCAGTGGCCCTGGTTCGGCATCCTGGCTCTGGTCTATTCGGTCAGCGCCGTGATGAACATGTACTTCTACTTCATGCAGACGTTCCTGGGGCCGGACAGTCCCCCGCACCTGGGCGTCTACCTGCCGGCCAACCTGCCGTGGGCCATCGTGCCGATTCTGGTGGCCTACCGCTTCTGGCCCTACGGCGTCGATCTCAAGGGCCGAACCGCTCAGCGGTAG
- a CDS encoding pyridoxamine 5'-phosphate oxidase family protein has translation MFGELTQPQIEELLSSEVIARIGCLGDGRVYVVPVTYVYDGTYVWGHAMDGAKLRAMRAEPQVCVEVEKVEDLSNWRSVIAWGTFEECQGADWDAGMALLVERIMPLLTFPPHSPPPDLSGLRRGSVYRIRLDRKTGRFEKVSST, from the coding sequence ATGTTCGGTGAACTGACCCAGCCACAAATCGAGGAGCTGCTGAGCTCCGAGGTCATCGCGCGGATCGGCTGCCTCGGCGATGGTCGGGTCTACGTAGTACCGGTGACTTACGTCTACGACGGAACCTACGTGTGGGGACACGCCATGGACGGCGCGAAGCTGCGGGCGATGCGAGCCGAACCCCAGGTCTGCGTCGAAGTCGAGAAGGTCGAGGACCTGTCCAACTGGCGCAGCGTCATCGCCTGGGGAACCTTCGAGGAATGTCAGGGCGCAGACTGGGACGCGGGGATGGCCCTGCTGGTGGAGCGCATCATGCCGCTGCTGACGTTTCCCCCACACTCGCCGCCGCCCGATCTGTCGGGACTTCGGCGCGGATCGGTATACCGAATCAGGTTGGACCGAAAAACAGGCCGTTTCGAGAAGGTCAGCAGTACCTGA
- a CDS encoding Fic family protein gives MDVDAVGHSPIGTLVPIGGVDPRTMEEWRYWAYLPDPLPEVPNLSPSATASAARAAMAIARLDEAVAQLPRPEILVRPIIRREAASTSALEGTYATFQEVLEADFLRDSQMSYEQREIRNYVEASELAVQNITERRITRSFLGELQRVIVRRTKGDTADAGDLRPHEVAIGAEDRPIHEARFVPCPAGDHLIVGVATWEDWINQKSDLLIVAKMAIAHYQFETLHPFGDGNGRLGRLISLLQIMQTGELRWPVLNIAPWFESRRKLYQDGLLNVTLSGDFSPWVELFAEAVEVQAREGLTQIQTLLAIRDRMVADLRAKGMRGSPVEIAEVLIGYPVIDVPTVKHLLDKSFQAANQAVGKLIEQGILTEITGRRQDRMFVAPEILRTVNG, from the coding sequence ATGGACGTAGACGCCGTGGGCCACTCGCCCATCGGAACCCTTGTGCCAATCGGTGGAGTGGATCCCCGCACGATGGAAGAGTGGAGGTACTGGGCGTATCTACCGGACCCGCTCCCAGAAGTTCCTAACCTCTCGCCGAGCGCCACGGCTTCCGCCGCAAGGGCCGCCATGGCCATCGCAAGACTTGATGAGGCCGTCGCTCAGCTACCAAGACCCGAGATATTGGTACGCCCAATCATCCGCCGCGAGGCCGCCAGTACGTCCGCACTGGAAGGCACCTACGCAACCTTCCAGGAAGTTCTTGAGGCCGACTTCCTGCGAGACAGTCAGATGTCCTACGAACAGCGCGAGATCCGCAACTACGTGGAGGCGTCAGAGCTTGCCGTTCAGAACATAACTGAACGGCGAATCACGCGGAGCTTCCTCGGGGAGCTTCAGCGGGTCATCGTTCGCCGCACCAAGGGCGACACGGCCGACGCTGGAGACCTCCGCCCACACGAGGTTGCCATTGGTGCTGAAGATCGTCCGATCCATGAAGCTCGTTTCGTCCCGTGCCCCGCCGGAGACCACCTCATCGTTGGGGTAGCCACGTGGGAAGACTGGATCAACCAGAAGTCCGATCTGCTAATTGTCGCGAAAATGGCAATCGCCCACTACCAGTTTGAAACGCTTCATCCGTTCGGAGATGGCAATGGCCGACTCGGTCGCCTCATCTCATTGCTTCAGATCATGCAAACGGGCGAACTTCGTTGGCCTGTATTGAACATCGCACCCTGGTTTGAATCGCGGAGGAAGCTGTATCAAGACGGCCTGCTCAACGTCACACTCTCGGGGGACTTCAGTCCATGGGTCGAATTGTTCGCGGAAGCTGTGGAAGTCCAAGCCCGCGAGGGGCTTACACAGATCCAAACTCTCTTGGCGATACGCGACCGAATGGTTGCCGATTTGCGAGCGAAGGGGATGCGCGGGTCGCCAGTAGAGATCGCAGAAGTACTCATCGGATACCCGGTGATCGACGTTCCCACTGTGAAGCACCTGCTCGACAAGTCCTTTCAAGCGGCGAATCAGGCGGTTGGCAAATTGATAGAGCAAGGCATTCTGACGGAGATCACTGGCCGACGCCAGGACCGGATGTTTGTGGCACCTGAAATCCTACGAACGGTCAACGGGTGA
- the dcd gene encoding dCTP deaminase, with amino-acid sequence MLLSDRDIRAAIADGRLGIDPFDDALVQPSSVDVRLDGLFRVFNNTRYTHIDPAKQQDELTSLVEPAAGEPFVLHPGEFVLGSTLECCSLPDDLAGRLEGKSSLGRLGLLTHSTAGFIDPGFSGHITLELSNVANLPITLWPGMKIGQLCLLRLTSPAEHPYGSASVGSKYQGQRGPTPSRSYQNFIQSPVGE; translated from the coding sequence GTGCTGCTCTCAGATCGTGACATCCGCGCCGCCATCGCCGACGGGCGACTCGGCATCGACCCGTTCGACGACGCCCTGGTTCAGCCGTCGAGCGTGGACGTTCGGCTGGACGGCCTGTTTCGGGTGTTCAACAACACCCGCTACACCCACATCGACCCCGCCAAGCAGCAAGACGAGCTGACCAGTCTTGTCGAGCCTGCCGCCGGCGAGCCGTTCGTGCTGCATCCCGGCGAGTTCGTTCTGGGCTCGACCCTGGAGTGCTGCAGCCTGCCCGACGACCTCGCCGGCCGCCTGGAAGGCAAGTCCTCACTGGGCCGGCTTGGCCTGCTGACGCACTCCACCGCAGGGTTCATCGACCCCGGCTTCTCCGGGCACATCACCCTCGAACTGTCCAACGTCGCCAACCTGCCGATCACCTTGTGGCCCGGCATGAAAATCGGCCAGCTGTGCCTGCTGCGGCTGACCAGCCCCGCCGAACATCCCTACGGCAGCGCGTCGGTCGGTTCGAAGTACCAGGGCCAACGTGGGCCCACGCCGTCGCGCTCGTATCAGAACTTCATCCAGTCGCCGGTGGGCGAGTAA